In Vigna unguiculata cultivar IT97K-499-35 chromosome 3, ASM411807v1, whole genome shotgun sequence, a single genomic region encodes these proteins:
- the LOC114175513 gene encoding elongator complex protein 6-like, which translates to MVLVQFGFEESERRRKIGIGKKRNHVNEGEGKPNHDGLSSVFEQIERVVTVLHQDKKSISIIIDDISFFEVAANGSSDDVLNLLHYCHTLTSEYGCAFIALDHKDIYFNGDRTAVILEMEYLADILVKAEPLATGLAKDVHGQLMVLNKEIQHQHGISAIKSYNFHFKIKENGIECFYPGTKIQ; encoded by the exons GGTTTGAAGAGTCAGAGAGGAGAAGGAAGATTGGAATAGGAAAGAAGAGAAATCACGTCAACGAAG GTGAAGGAAAACCCAATCATGATGGGCTTTCTTCTGTGTTTGAGCAAATCGAAAGAGTGGTCACTGTGTTACATCAAGACAAGAAATCCATCTCTATCATTATAGATGATATATCTTTTTTTGAAGTTGCTGCTAATGGTTCTTCAGATGATGTTTTAAACTTGTTGCATTATTGTCATACGTTAACATCAGAATAT GGTTGTGCATTTATTGCACTTGATCATAAAGATATTTATTTCAATGGAGACAGGACTGCTGTTATCTTAGAAATGGAGTACCTTGCTGACATTTTGGTCAAGGCTGAACCATTGGCCACTGGTTTAGCAAAAGATGTGCATGGTCAG TTGATGGTGTTAAATAAGGAAATACAACATCAGCATGGAATTTCAGCCATTAAGAGTTACAATTTTCACTTCAAGATCAAGGAAAATGGCATCGAGTGCTTTTATCCTGGTACAAAAATCCAATGA